Proteins encoded by one window of Channa argus isolate prfri chromosome 13, Channa argus male v1.0, whole genome shotgun sequence:
- the phactr3a gene encoding phosphatase and actin regulator 3a isoform X2, giving the protein MATSDGLDGCLQRGRSQSDPNILTEPGIDLAHGTEVVDQQRVLRTGCLVTGVHTPPIRRNSKLATLGRIFKPWKWRKKKNEKLKQSSTDVALSSGLLCHYPNSPTQGCCSEGAVLLGGFGGPLNPNLTVSSVEYLGPEEENPPLAAPLQDCERVEDNVLLPEEEGDKQVNSTGELPERLQDMAEQLEERQEEDVAPGTSPPQVPPKHLPQLSSGDDSGPMSLPALLPNAYLPKDPPPRSTESMASMTLPLRGPLANPSGSPHLGNIMHPPMPPSCIMEELQRAFASKNRQESVHEGCEQGSPPRLWCSDGRLSRSCSSENQHVSSLVGGYMGGGGSDWPKKEAEENKENVRLDQCFSNTSGLPTDLDGWNESVISGTLPRRLRKELLAVKLRNRPSKQELEDRNIFPARSDQERQEIRQQIEMKLAKRLSQRPNVEELESRNILKQRNDQTEQEERREIKQRLNRKLNQRPTVDELRDRKILIRFSDYVEVAKAQDYDRRADKPWTRLSAADKAAIRKELNEFKSTEMEVHASSKHLTRFHRP; this is encoded by the exons AGGTGGTCGACCAGCAGAGGGTGTTGAGGACAGGTTGCCTGGTGACCGGCGTCCACACTCCACCCATCCGACGTAACAGCAAACTGGCCACTCTGGGTCGAATCTTCAAGCCctggaagtggagaaaaaagaaaaacgagaAGCTCAAGCAGAGTTCCACAG ATGTAGCATTATCCAGCGGTCTTCTATGCCACTACCCGAACTCCCCCACTCAGGGCTGCTGCTCAGAAGGTGCAGTCCTGCTTGGAGGATTTGGAGGACCTTTGAACCCAAACCTCACAGTCAGCAGTGTGGAATACCTTGGTCCTGAGGAGGAGAACCCCCCTTTAG CTGCCCCTCTCCAGGACTGTGAACGGGTGGAGGACAATGTACTGCTACCTGAGGAAGAGGGAGACAAGCAGGTGAACTCCACCGGGGAATTACCTGAGAGGCTGCAGGACATGGCAGAGCAGCTGGAAGAAAGACAAGAGGAAGACGTTGCTCCAGGAACTTCCCCACCACAAGTACCTCCAAAGCATTTGCCCCAGCTGAGTAGTGGAGATG ATTCAGGTCCTATGTCTCTCCCCGCTCTCCTGCCCAACGCCTACCTCCCCAAGGATCCTCCACCGAGGTCCACAGAAAGCATGGCTTCAATGACTCTGCCACTACGAGGGCCCCTGGCCAATCCCTCAGGGTCCCCACATCTAGGCAATATAATGCATCCTCCCATGCCCCCTAGCTGCATtatggaggagctgcagagagctTTTGCTTCTAAGAACAGACAGGAGAG TGTCCATGAAGGGTGTGAGCAGGGCTCCCCTCCAAGGCTGTGGTGTTCTGATGGACGGCTGTCTCGCTCCTGCAGCTCGGAAAACCAACACGTATCATCTTTGGTGGGAGGCTATATGGGTGGTGGAGGGTCCGACTGGCCcaagaaggaggcagaggagaacAAGGAGAATGTGCGGCTGGACCAGTGCTTCTCCAACACCTCAGGCCTGCCCACCGACCTGGATGGCTGGAATGAGTCTGTCATCTCTG GCACACTTCCTCGTAGACTAAGAAAGGAGCTGCTTGCTGTCAAACTACGAAACAGGCCCAGCAAGCAGGAGCTAGAGGACAGGAATATCTTTCCAGCAAGGAGTGACCAGGAGCGCCAAGAAATCCGCCAACAGATTGAGATGAAACTAGCCAA GAGGCTGAGCCAGAGACCGAatgtggaggagctggagagtCGGAACATCCTCAAAC AGAGAAATGACCAGACGGAGCAAGAGGAGAGAAGGGAGATCAAACAGCGACTAAACAGAAAG CTCAACCAGCGGCCCACGGTGGATGAACTGCGAGACAGAAAGATTCTGATTCGCTTTAGTGACTATGTCGAGGTGGCCAAAGCTCAGGACTATGACAGGAGAGCAGACAAGCCCTGGACCCGGCTCTCAGCAGCAGACAAG GCTGCAATCAGAAAAGAGCTGAACGAGTTCAAAAGCACAGAGATGGAAGTGCATGCCTCAAGCAAACACCTGACAAG GTTCCACCGGCCATGA
- the phactr3a gene encoding phosphatase and actin regulator 3a isoform X1, whose amino-acid sequence MATSDGLDGCLQRGRSQSDPNILTEPGIDLAHGTVEVVDQQRVLRTGCLVTGVHTPPIRRNSKLATLGRIFKPWKWRKKKNEKLKQSSTDVALSSGLLCHYPNSPTQGCCSEGAVLLGGFGGPLNPNLTVSSVEYLGPEEENPPLAAPLQDCERVEDNVLLPEEEGDKQVNSTGELPERLQDMAEQLEERQEEDVAPGTSPPQVPPKHLPQLSSGDDSGPMSLPALLPNAYLPKDPPPRSTESMASMTLPLRGPLANPSGSPHLGNIMHPPMPPSCIMEELQRAFASKNRQESVHEGCEQGSPPRLWCSDGRLSRSCSSENQHVSSLVGGYMGGGGSDWPKKEAEENKENVRLDQCFSNTSGLPTDLDGWNESVISGTLPRRLRKELLAVKLRNRPSKQELEDRNIFPARSDQERQEIRQQIEMKLAKRLSQRPNVEELESRNILKQRNDQTEQEERREIKQRLNRKLNQRPTVDELRDRKILIRFSDYVEVAKAQDYDRRADKPWTRLSAADKAAIRKELNEFKSTEMEVHASSKHLTRFHRP is encoded by the exons TAGAGGTGGTCGACCAGCAGAGGGTGTTGAGGACAGGTTGCCTGGTGACCGGCGTCCACACTCCACCCATCCGACGTAACAGCAAACTGGCCACTCTGGGTCGAATCTTCAAGCCctggaagtggagaaaaaagaaaaacgagaAGCTCAAGCAGAGTTCCACAG ATGTAGCATTATCCAGCGGTCTTCTATGCCACTACCCGAACTCCCCCACTCAGGGCTGCTGCTCAGAAGGTGCAGTCCTGCTTGGAGGATTTGGAGGACCTTTGAACCCAAACCTCACAGTCAGCAGTGTGGAATACCTTGGTCCTGAGGAGGAGAACCCCCCTTTAG CTGCCCCTCTCCAGGACTGTGAACGGGTGGAGGACAATGTACTGCTACCTGAGGAAGAGGGAGACAAGCAGGTGAACTCCACCGGGGAATTACCTGAGAGGCTGCAGGACATGGCAGAGCAGCTGGAAGAAAGACAAGAGGAAGACGTTGCTCCAGGAACTTCCCCACCACAAGTACCTCCAAAGCATTTGCCCCAGCTGAGTAGTGGAGATG ATTCAGGTCCTATGTCTCTCCCCGCTCTCCTGCCCAACGCCTACCTCCCCAAGGATCCTCCACCGAGGTCCACAGAAAGCATGGCTTCAATGACTCTGCCACTACGAGGGCCCCTGGCCAATCCCTCAGGGTCCCCACATCTAGGCAATATAATGCATCCTCCCATGCCCCCTAGCTGCATtatggaggagctgcagagagctTTTGCTTCTAAGAACAGACAGGAGAG TGTCCATGAAGGGTGTGAGCAGGGCTCCCCTCCAAGGCTGTGGTGTTCTGATGGACGGCTGTCTCGCTCCTGCAGCTCGGAAAACCAACACGTATCATCTTTGGTGGGAGGCTATATGGGTGGTGGAGGGTCCGACTGGCCcaagaaggaggcagaggagaacAAGGAGAATGTGCGGCTGGACCAGTGCTTCTCCAACACCTCAGGCCTGCCCACCGACCTGGATGGCTGGAATGAGTCTGTCATCTCTG GCACACTTCCTCGTAGACTAAGAAAGGAGCTGCTTGCTGTCAAACTACGAAACAGGCCCAGCAAGCAGGAGCTAGAGGACAGGAATATCTTTCCAGCAAGGAGTGACCAGGAGCGCCAAGAAATCCGCCAACAGATTGAGATGAAACTAGCCAA GAGGCTGAGCCAGAGACCGAatgtggaggagctggagagtCGGAACATCCTCAAAC AGAGAAATGACCAGACGGAGCAAGAGGAGAGAAGGGAGATCAAACAGCGACTAAACAGAAAG CTCAACCAGCGGCCCACGGTGGATGAACTGCGAGACAGAAAGATTCTGATTCGCTTTAGTGACTATGTCGAGGTGGCCAAAGCTCAGGACTATGACAGGAGAGCAGACAAGCCCTGGACCCGGCTCTCAGCAGCAGACAAG GCTGCAATCAGAAAAGAGCTGAACGAGTTCAAAAGCACAGAGATGGAAGTGCATGCCTCAAGCAAACACCTGACAAG GTTCCACCGGCCATGA